One window of Nymphaea colorata isolate Beijing-Zhang1983 chromosome 1, ASM883128v2, whole genome shotgun sequence genomic DNA carries:
- the LOC116267320 gene encoding NAC transcription factor 32-like produces MKMEGRGDEIYLPPGFRFHPTDEELLVQYLLPKTSSLTFSSNVIADVHLYRHEPWDLPGKAFFGDNEWYFFSRRDRKFPNGSRPNRRAGSGFWKATGTDKTIMVDGRKVGTKKALVFYAGKPPNGSRTNWIMHEYQLLLVDNGCLPQKKATPRLDDWVLCRIYKKRTSLQKGMQKSKQHNEVASFPSDEETFASLSTGGDQRSESNVNQWTAFPEMNAGYQQQQLTYSSDFNLSTDDSFMELPTYMADNCICMPEKTGGSFSTQLIDAFYFQHHHQQPYSCLFN; encoded by the exons ATGAAGATGGAAGGAAGAGGGGATGAGATATACCTGCCACCAGGGTTCAGGTTTCACCCCACAGATGAGGAGCTGCTGGTCCAATACCTCCTCCCCAAGACTTCCAGTCTCACCTTCTCCTCCAATGTCATTGCAGACGTCCACCTCTACAGACACGAACCATGGGACCTGCCCG GCAAGGCTTTTTTCGGCGACAACGAGTGGTATTTTTTCAGCCGTAGGGACAGGAAGTTTCCCAATGGGTCGAGGCCCAACAGGAGGGCGGGCTCCGGCTTCTGGAAGGCTACCGGCACCGACAAGACCATCATGGTAGACGGGCGCAAAGTGGGCACCAAGAAGGCGCTAGTTTTCTATGCAGGAAAGCCTCCAAATGGAAGCAGGACCAATTGGATCATGCACGAGTACCAGCTCCTTCTAGTTGACAATGGCTGCCTCCCACAAAAAAAAGCAACCCCCCGC CTGGATGATTGGGTTCTTTGCCGAATTTATAAGAAGCGGACCAGCCTGCAGAAGGGAATGCAAAAGTCGAAACAGCATAATGAAGTCGCCAGTTTTCCTTCGGATGAGGAGACCTTTGCATCACTTTCCACCGGCGGCGACCAACGCTCAGAGTCCAACGTGAATCAATGGACGGCGTTTCCGGAAATGAACGCTGGTTACCAACAACAGCAACTAACGTACAGCTCAGATTTCAATCTCAGTACTGATGATTCTTTCATGGAGCTGCCGACCTATATGGCGGATAATTGTATTTGTATGCCGGAGAAAACAGGCGGAAGCTTTTCAACGCAACTGATAGACGCCTTTTATTTTCAGCACCACCACCAGCAACCATACTCGTGCTTGTTTAATTGA